The Neosynechococcus sphagnicola sy1 sequence TTTCGATGAAAATGTAGCGAGAGTCTACTTTTAAGCTTTATCAAAGATTACCCTTAGAGGACGTTTTAAAAGGGTAGGCTTTAGCCTCAAATACAACTCAGAGGCGCGATCGCAAACCCTGTAACCCTGATTCTCTCGTATTAACTTCTAAGTAGCTAGGGTGGTGAAACACACCCTGAATGACTTTTAAAACATCCTCTTAGAGAAAAAAGCCCAGATGCAGACCCTAGCTGAACAAGAAGCATGGGAACGAGCCTATTACACATTGGAACTGCAAGGTGGTGAAGCAGCACTTCCTTTTTTGCAGGATGTGTTAAAAATTAAACCAGATCATGCAGAAGCAAACTATGCGATTGGGCAAGGTTTTTTTTACAAAAGGCTGATGAATCAGGCATTGCCTATGTCGAAAAAGCCATAGCACAAAGGATGGATTGGGTTATAAACGGCTGTGAGTTAGTTTATGGTTTTTTCTGGCGACAAGGTCAAACCGAGGAGGCTCAGAGATATCGCAAACGAGCAGAGGAACATTATCAACTTTTACTAAAAGCACAACAGGAAAGAGCTAGGGGTGGTGATGAAGATAGATTTAAATCTCACACTCTGAAAGTATCAGAGGTAAATGAACTGAAACAGCAGTTAGCTTCCCATCCGCAGGTTAAACAAGCTTATTTGGTAGAGAAAGTAGTGGCATACTTCCCTGAAGAACGTTTTTGTGTTCTAGGTATTTTTCGTAAACAAGGTTTGCTTGAAAGTTCGGATGCAGCTCAAAAGTTAATCAACTTGCTCGTTACAGATTTGCAGTTTCCTACTCAAGCTTATATCATCATTTTGAACCACAGCCGTTCTGGTAAGCTCAAGAAAAAGATTTGTCAGATTGATCAGTCTTTAATTTTTCGGCGTTAGTGCCATGAGTTTTCAAAATTAAAGCTCAATCCTTGCGGTCTAACAACCCTGCTGGAGCGGACTAGCAAAAGATCTTGGTTGTGTTACAAAGGCTGTTTGCAGGCGCTCAGCAGGAGCGTTAGCTGGCTTCGGTTACGGGTTGTGGCAGTAGTTTGAAACTTACTCGTTGGTGTTCAAGATACTGTTGTAATATTGTTTCTTTTACACGCACGGAGTTTGCAATGATCCGACCAATCACGCCAGACGATACAGTTGAGATGATTAACTTAGCTAAGTCGATCGGGCTTTTCTCGCCTGATGAACATTAAACTTTTCTATGGTTATTTCTAGAGGCAAGTCTATTCTGGAGTATTTATTTGATGAAGAGTATGTGTTCAGGACTTCGCTACAGAATCATTTTTAGGATACTATTAATAATTTAATTGAGTTCATCGTACAAGCAGGCTTGTCCAAAGCCAGCCATCTAAATACTAGCTAGAGTCCAGGGTATCTCTAGCATCTTATGAAGAATTACTTTTTTGAGTCCCGATCAAAGAAAATCCCTCATGAACCGACGACTGACTCATTTCTGCTCATTCACCCTGCTCACGATCGCGGTTATCATCGCCAGCAGCAGTGCCGTTAATGGCGCGACCCCTAATCGTGCCAAATTTGGTCCAGCCTGGAAAACCGTTGACTGCAAAACCTTTAACGTGCCTGCCGCCGTTGCTGCCCAGGCGGATTGTGGCTACGTCACCGTCCCCGAACAGCACGCCCAACCCCAGGGACGCACTATCCAACTGGCGGTCGTGCGCACTCGCAGCACCGGCAAAACGCCTGCTGCCGATCCCCTCTTTGTCGAACAGGGTGGTCCTGGCGGATCAAGCATCCACGACATCGCCGATGGAGCCTTGCCGGTATTTCCCGAACTCCAGGCTTTGTTAAAGAGCCGCGATTTGATCTTCGTAGAGGAGCGGGGGACACGGTATTCCAAACCTAACCTGTCCTGTCCAGAGATCAATGCTCACTATATTGCCGTGGCGAAAGGGGAGAAAGCGTACACTGATCCAGGCTGGATCAAGGTGTGTAACGATCGCCTCAAGCAGCAGGGGATTAATCCCAACGCCTTTAATACCCGCGAAAATGCGGCTGATATTTACTTTGTGGCAGAGACCTTAGGCTACCCGCAATTTAATTACTATGGCGTTTCCTACGGCACGTTGTTGGGGCAATATGTCATCGCCCAGGCGGACAAGCACAAGGCGAAACTGCGCAGCGTGATCCTGGATGGCGTGGTCCGACCGGATATTGATTTTAATCTGGCATCGGGCCACACCATTAGCTATGCCTTGCGAAATCTGTTTCATGCCTGCGCCCAAGATCAACCATGCAACCAGGCCTATCCCAACCTGGAGCAGAAATTTCTGGCGATCGTCGATCAACTCAACCAGAAACCGGTTCCCCTGACCCTGACCATTCCCTCCAGCAAAAAAACATTCGTGACCCAACTCGATGGCAATGCCTTTATCATTGGTATCGAATCTTATTTAGCCCGACCCTATTCCGGTGAAAGTGCCCGTGGTACTTCTCTACCCAAGTTCATCCAGGCAGCGAGCCAGGGCAACTTTGGTTGGATTGCAGAAAAACTTTCAGCGAATCTGGAACCTACCGAGGCGAGGGAGATGTATCACACTGTCCTCTGTGTCAGGGCGAAATCGATTCAAGTTACGCCCTCCCAGGTGCTGCCGCCGCCCTATCCGCAACTCATTCCCGTGGGCATCCGCGAAGCCGAAGCGGTGACGAAAGCCTGTGACGTTCTCCAGGTCGAGCTGAAACCACCCTTTGTCTACGAAAATCCGGAGATTCCCACCCTGGTGTTGAATGGCTCTTACGACCCGGTCACGCCCCAGCCCTATGGGGAAGCCGTGGCAAAGAACTTAAAAACCGCCTATGTTTACACCTTCCCCGGTGTCGGGCATGGGTCGTTATTTGCGCCGCGGGGTATGCCTGCGGAAGCTTGTGTGACTCAAATTGCCGCCGACTTTTTGGCTAACCCGAAGCAACCGCCCAACAGCAGTTGTCTCACCCAAATTAAGCCTGCGTTTGTCGTTGAGTAATCGTTTGTCTTGAGCTGGTGATCGCTGATCGTCTAGGTTGAGTTGAGGCATGAAACTCAGCGCCCACAGACTTTAAGTAAGCACCAAGCAATAGTTACTCACAGATAGAGGCGCAGCTAACAACGCCCATGCACACCGACCGCCGAAAGTTGTCGGTTATATCATAAAGGTTGTCTGCGGCGGGTGATGGGCAACGTTCGACTGCTGGTTCCTCAGTAGGGCAACAAGTCGAG is a genomic window containing:
- a CDS encoding alpha/beta fold hydrolase; the protein is MNRRLTHFCSFTLLTIAVIIASSSAVNGATPNRAKFGPAWKTVDCKTFNVPAAVAAQADCGYVTVPEQHAQPQGRTIQLAVVRTRSTGKTPAADPLFVEQGGPGGSSIHDIADGALPVFPELQALLKSRDLIFVEERGTRYSKPNLSCPEINAHYIAVAKGEKAYTDPGWIKVCNDRLKQQGINPNAFNTRENAADIYFVAETLGYPQFNYYGVSYGTLLGQYVIAQADKHKAKLRSVILDGVVRPDIDFNLASGHTISYALRNLFHACAQDQPCNQAYPNLEQKFLAIVDQLNQKPVPLTLTIPSSKKTFVTQLDGNAFIIGIESYLARPYSGESARGTSLPKFIQAASQGNFGWIAEKLSANLEPTEAREMYHTVLCVRAKSIQVTPSQVLPPPYPQLIPVGIREAEAVTKACDVLQVELKPPFVYENPEIPTLVLNGSYDPVTPQPYGEAVAKNLKTAYVYTFPGVGHGSLFAPRGMPAEACVTQIAADFLANPKQPPNSSCLTQIKPAFVVE